The genomic window TTCCCGTGACCTTGAATTCGCCCTCGCCCTCACGTTCCACCTTCGTGCTCTTGAACGTAATCGAAGGATACTTCTCGACATTGAAAAACTCCGCGCTCTTCACATGAGCATCGCGGTTCTCATCGCGCGTGTTGAGCGAGTTGACGTCGATCTCCGCCTCAATGCTCGAAGCCGCAAGGTTCTCCGGGTCAAAGACAACCGTGCCCTTCACACTCTTGAAGTCACCACGCACGTTCGAAATCATAAGGTGGCGAATCGTGAACTGCGCACTCGAGTGCGCCGGATCTATCTCATATACAGTCTTCATCGGTCTTCTCTCCTTGGTTGGTCAAGCGTGATGGTTTGTATTGCATGATGTTCCATAAATCCTCTTAGACTCTATTAAGAACTCGCACGTCATCTCGACCGAAGCGCAGCGGAGTGGAGAGACCCCTGTATTTCGCACTTGTCTGTGTCATTGCCTCATCCAAACCAGTGCAAATCGCCGCGAAGCCTTCCGCGGAGGGATCTCTTCCATAGCAGCCGCTCCTTACGCGAGCTGTCCCATCTTGCCTGCCTTGTAGTCCTCTACAGCCTGCACCAGCTCCTCCCGCGTGTTCATCACAAACGGCCCATAGCTGGCCACCGGCTCCTGGATAGGCTCTCCGCTCAGCACCAGCAGCGTCGAGTCCTCCTTCGCCTCAATGGCAACACCGATCCCCGACTGGCTCAACGTCGCAATCCGAGCCTCGCCCATCAGCGAGTGCGCTCCATCAATGGAGACATCTCCCTTCCTCAACACAATCGAGGCATTATGCCCCTCCGGCAAGGGAATCTCGACTTTCTCTCCAGCCTTCAACACCACGTCAAACAGATTGACCGGCGTAAAGGTAAGGGCAGGCCCTTTGACTCCGTTGAACTCCCCCGCGATCACCCGTGCATATCCGCCCGTCCCAAACTCCACAACCGGAATCTGCTCCTTCGTAATCGCCTGGTAGCGAGGCTTCGACATCTTCACCGCCTTGGGCAGGTTCACCCAGAGCTGCACCATCTCAAAGGTCCCTCCCTTGCGGGCGAACTCCTTCTCATGCATCTCCTCGTGCACCACGCCCGAAGCCGCCGTCATCCACTGCACGTCTCCAGGGAAGATCACCCCCGAGTTCCCCGCCGAGTCGCGATGTTCCACCGAGCCTTGGTACGCAATCGTCACCGTCTCAAAGCCACGGTGCGGATGCTGCCCGACTCCCGGAGTCTTGCCCGACGGCTTGAACTCATTCGGTCCCGCATAGTCGAGCATCAGGAACGGATTGACCTCCGCTTCCAGCCCATTCGACGGAAACAGGTTCCTCACCGGAAAGCCGTCACCAACCCAGTGGTTCGATCCCGGTCCATATACGCCCAGCACTTTTTTCTGCTCTGCCATCACTTACTCCTTCCGGCGTCCTTCAACGCCACTTGCCTTCACTTACCTGAAAAATGAAAGATAAGAAAACGAGTTGATCAAAATTGTCATCCTGAGCGCAGCCTCTCGCCGTCTTATCGCGAGAGGCGCAGTCGAAGGACCTGCGGTTTGCTCGCAGCTTCGACCCGCTCCCATCTCAAAACTTCCCCTCGGCCAGCCGTCCTAACCGCCGCAAAGACTCGATCAGCGCTGCCCTCTCCTCCACCGGGAACCCGGCGACTGCCTCTTCCATCGCTTCGCGGTGTTCGGCAAACGCCCTCTCGATCAACTCTCTTCCGGCATCGGTCAGGTGAATAATCCGCGACCGCCGGTCCTCCGCGTCGTCCTGCCGAGTCACGAGGCCACGCGCCTCCAGCCGGTCGACCGCCGCCGTCATCGAACCGCTGGTCAACAACACCTTGGCTCCAATCTGCTTCACGCTCAGCGGCCCGCGATGCAGCAGCGCCTCCAGAACCCCGAAGTCGCTCTGCCCCATCCCAAATCCGCCGATGTTCCGCATCGCATGGGCCTCGAGCGAGCGCATCGCCTTCCAGAGGACCAGCCAAAGATGAATCCCGCTGGTATCGGTCTCGCTTCCGGTTTTTGTGAGATCATTCATGTCTTGTTATAAAGATGCTTGATATCAAGATAAAGATTCAAGAAAGATACCGGACTGCAAAATCACTGTCAAAGAGTTTCAGGATGCCGATTGGCGGAGTCGTGCCAGCGGCGGTGAGCCCGAGGTCGAATGCGAGAATTTAGTTCGATACTAAATAGTTGAGGTATTCAACTATTTAGTATCGAACTATTTAACAACGGACTGGAAGAGCGGTGAGCTGAGCAGCCCGGCGAACTCACTGTCGGAGGAAGAGTAGTCCACGGTCAACGTCCCTGAGTTGGAATCGATCGTAGTCCGCTCCAGCGCCGACTTCTCCATCTGGCTGCCGGACGTCTTCTTCATAATCAGCATGCCCTTCATCAGGGTGGCACAGGTCGCCGCCGTCATCGTGTCGGACATCACCACCGCCATGTCGAACTTCACCCCGTTGTCGAAGTCCAGGGTGTAGCGCGAGCTCTTCATCCGGTTGCGAACGGTGTCGTAGTCGGTCAACTGCGCGGCGTCGCCCAGCACGCTGCGCATCATCGTCTGCGTGCCTTTGGCGTCGAGCAGGCTCCAGATCGCCCGCTGGTCCACCGTTCCCATGTCGTTGACCATCTCGCCGTTGCTTAGAAAGTTCGGAATAATACCGTCCCGCGCGTCAATTGCCATCTTGACCGCAGCCTTGTCGCCGAAGACCATTGTGGTCTGGTCCAGAAAAACGACGCTCGTTCCGGCCGATCCCATGGGGTAGATGGTGTTATTGCGGACCACGGTCGTCTTGGCCTTGCTCTTGGCAAAGCTAGCCAGAATGGATTGCGTCTGAAACTGGCCCTGCGCGATGCCGACGGTCCTGGTTCCCTGCCCGCTCGGGTCTTTGAACGACGCAAACGCCAGTACGTCGGCGTCCTTGTCCACGTTGAGCTTGGCATTCTTCAG from Granulicella sp. L56 includes these protein-coding regions:
- a CDS encoding YceI family protein translates to MKTVYEIDPAHSSAQFTIRHLMISNVRGDFKSVKGTVVFDPENLAASSIEAEIDVNSLNTRDENRDAHVKSAEFFNVEKYPSITFKSTKVEREGEGEFKVTGNLTILGVSKEVVLKVEGPSDEAKDPWGNLRIGASATTRIKRSEYGLTWNAALETGGVMLGDDVKIELDVELVKQKAV
- a CDS encoding pirin family protein; translated protein: MAEQKKVLGVYGPGSNHWVGDGFPVRNLFPSNGLEAEVNPFLMLDYAGPNEFKPSGKTPGVGQHPHRGFETVTIAYQGSVEHRDSAGNSGVIFPGDVQWMTAASGVVHEEMHEKEFARKGGTFEMVQLWVNLPKAVKMSKPRYQAITKEQIPVVEFGTGGYARVIAGEFNGVKGPALTFTPVNLFDVVLKAGEKVEIPLPEGHNASIVLRKGDVSIDGAHSLMGEARIATLSQSGIGVAIEAKEDSTLLVLSGEPIQEPVASYGPFVMNTREELVQAVEDYKAGKMGQLA
- a CDS encoding MarR family winged helix-turn-helix transcriptional regulator, with translation MNDLTKTGSETDTSGIHLWLVLWKAMRSLEAHAMRNIGGFGMGQSDFGVLEALLHRGPLSVKQIGAKVLLTSGSMTAAVDRLEARGLVTRQDDAEDRRSRIIHLTDAGRELIERAFAEHREAMEEAVAGFPVEERAALIESLRRLGRLAEGKF